The region ATGCCGTAGATGCGGTACTCGCTGGCGCCGTCGATGCGTGCCGCTTCCTTCAGGTCGCGCGGCACCCCCCGCATGAAAGACGTCAGCACGAAGACGGCCAGTGGAATCCCCTGCGCCGTGTACACCAGAATCAGGGCCCAGAGGGTATTGACGAGGTGAAGACTGACCATCAGGTTCAGGATGCCGATGGTGCCCAGGCGGATGGGCACCATGATGCCGACCGACAGGTACAGACCCAGCAGGGTGTTCAGCCGGAAGCGGTACTCGCTGAGCGCAAAAGCGGCCATGCTGCTGAGCAGCAGAATCAATGCGAGTGATCCCAGCGTGACCAGCAGGCTGTTCAGGAAGAAGAGGGAGAAGTTTGCGGAGCTGGCCAGCGTGTGGTACCCGTCAAGGGTAAAGGTGCTGGCGGTGGGCAGGGCAAAGGGGTGGGAGAAGATCGTCAGCCGGTCCTTGAAGGAGTTGACGATGATCAGCAGCGTCGGAAGGATCGCCAGCAGGGTATAGAAGATCAGCACCAGATGCCCGAGCACCTGCGCGCGGCGGTTGAGCAGCGGGACTCCAGCCGCGCTCACAGCTGAACCTCGGTGATCCTGCGTTGCCACGCCGTCAGGTAGATCAGCAGCCCCGCGAGAATCACGACCAGCATCACGCCTGCCACGGCCGCGCCCATGTAAGGATCGCCGGACTGTAACTGGTACCCGAAGAACGTCCGGTAGAACAGGGTGCCCAGGATGTCCGTCGCAAAGTTCGGCCCTGCCAGGGCGCCCTGAGTGGAATAGATCAGGTCGAAGGCGTTGAAGTTCCCCACGAACGTCAGCACACTGACGATGCCCACAGTGGGGAGAATCAGGGGCAGCTGAATGCGCCGGAAGATGGTCCAGCCGCCCGCTCCGTCCAGCCGCGCCGCCTCGTACAGTTCTTCCGGGATCCGCACCAGGGCCGCAAGAAACAGCAGCATCGGGATTCCGATGTTCTGCCAGACACTGATCAGGGACAGGGCAGGGAGAGCCGTGGCCGGCAGCCCCAGCCACGGCAGGTCGAGTTCCTGCAGAGTCAACGGCGTGAGCAGCGCCCGTTGCACGCCCCACGCCGGATTCAGAATCAGCTTCCACGCGAAGCCGATAATCACCACCGACAGGATCGTCGGCGTGAACAGCAGCGTCCGGTACACCGCGCTGCCCCGCAGGCGGAAGCTGAGCAGCACGGCCAGCAGCAGCCCCACCGGATTCTGAACCAGCATATGCACCACGAAAAACACAACGTTGTTTCTCAACGCGTTCCACAGGGGCTGCGCGTACAGCTCCGACGCAAGGAGTTTCCGGTAGTTCCCCAGCCCGACGAACACTTCCGACCCGTCCGGCAGTCTGTTGTTCATCGACAGCCATAACGAGGACAGGATCGGGTAGATC is a window of Deinococcus taeanensis DNA encoding:
- a CDS encoding carbohydrate ABC transporter permease, with product MTDRSLPRVRTRRPFPWHVVVFVTPALLIYTVVMIYPILSSLWLSMNNRLPDGSEVFVGLGNYRKLLASELYAQPLWNALRNNVVFFVVHMLVQNPVGLLLAVLLSFRLRGSAVYRTLLFTPTILSVVIIGFAWKLILNPAWGVQRALLTPLTLQELDLPWLGLPATALPALSLISVWQNIGIPMLLFLAALVRIPEELYEAARLDGAGGWTIFRRIQLPLILPTVGIVSVLTFVGNFNAFDLIYSTQGALAGPNFATDILGTLFYRTFFGYQLQSGDPYMGAAVAGVMLVVILAGLLIYLTAWQRRITEVQL
- a CDS encoding carbohydrate ABC transporter permease → MSAAGVPLLNRRAQVLGHLVLIFYTLLAILPTLLIIVNSFKDRLTIFSHPFALPTASTFTLDGYHTLASSANFSLFFLNSLLVTLGSLALILLLSSMAAFALSEYRFRLNTLLGLYLSVGIMVPIRLGTIGILNLMVSLHLVNTLWALILVYTAQGIPLAVFVLTSFMRGVPRDLKEAARIDGASEYRIYGMTLPLIRPALGAVTAISMIPIWNDLWFPLILAPGEKTKTIVLGASAFLGQFVNDYNAVLAALTLAIVPVVVLYVIFSRQLVSGITGGALK